A window from Primulina eburnea isolate SZY01 chromosome 2, ASM2296580v1, whole genome shotgun sequence encodes these proteins:
- the LOC140822931 gene encoding probable arabinosyltransferase ARAD2, translating to MSSVSVKRMIPSRLLSFLIAFSVSLLIISSLSLLELSDDSFITKSVLQFIFVNNASTYSKPNVPMSLIETFEIKDIASEEVGNQVSNPMNNVEELEKYERKLCNKGRARLKVYMYDLPTDFHFGLLGWKGGKNQIWPNVSYKNSIPSYPGGLNLQHSTEYWLTLDLLASVTEDVTRPCGAIRVHNSSESDVIFVPFFSSLSYNRHSNRHGKQMLSVNRLLQERLVDFLRGRKEWKRLGGRDHLIVAHHPNSMLVARKKLGSAMFVLSDFGRYPVEIANLDKDIIAPYKHMVRTVPSVDSATFSERPTLVYFQGAIYRKDGGVIRQELYYLLKDEKDVHFAFGSAQANGIKQASKGMSSSKFCLNIAGDTPSSNRLFDAIASHCVPVIISDEIELPFEDILDYSEFCIFVRAVDAVKKGHLLSYLRGVTRAKWTKMWERLKEVSKHFEYQYPSQQCDAVDMIWQSVNRKKSSTQLNVHRKNRYRRSQIV from the exons ATGTCTTCGGTTTCAGTAAAAAGAATGATACCCTCAAGGCTTCTTTCATTCCTAATTGCATTTTCGGTGTCGCTTTTGATAATCTCTTCGTTGTCCCTTCTTGAGTTGAGTGACGATTCTTTCATAACTAAATCAGTTCTTCAGTTTATTTTTGTTAACAATGCATCGACTTATTCAAAACCAAATGTTCCCATGTCCCTGATCGAAACTTTTGAGATAAAAGACATTGCTAGTGAAGAAGTGGGTAATCAAGTTTCTAATCCGATGAATAATGTAGAGGAACTGGAGAAGTATGAGAGGAAGTTATGTAACAAAGGTCGGGCTCGTCTTAAGGTGTATATGTATGACTTGCCTACTGATTTTCACTTTGGGTTATTGGGCTGGAAGGGAGGAAAAAATCAGATATGGCCTAATGTGAGTTACAAAAATTCAATACCATCTTACCCTGGTGGTTTGAATTTACAGCATAGTACAGAGTACTGGCTGACTCTTGATCTTCTTGCCTCGGTTACTGAAGATGTAACGAGGCCGTGTGGTGCAATTAGAGTGCACAATTCAAGCGAATCGGATGTAATATTTGTTCCATTTTTCTCATCTTTGAGTTATAACCGACATTCGAATCGTCATGGGAAGCAAATGCTAAGTGTCAATAGGTTGCTCCAAGAACGACTGGTGGACTTTCTGAGAGGTCGGAAAGAGTGGAAGCGATTGGGTGGGAGGGATCATTTGATTGTAGCCCACCATCCAAACAGTATGCTGGTTGCTCGGAAAAAGCTCGGTTCAGCAATGTTTGTGCTTTCAGATTTTGGGAGATACCCAGTTGAAATAGCAAACCTTGACAAGGATATAATTGCTCCTTACAAGCATATGGTAAGGACAGTTCCATCTGTGGATTCAGCTACATTTAGTGAACGACCCACGTTGGTGTATTTTCAAGGAGCAATTTATCGGAAAGAT GGTGGTGTGATTCGACAAGAACTATACTACCTTCTTAAGGACGAGAAAGATGTACACTTCGCATTCGGAAGTGCTCAGGCAAACGGGATAAAGCAGGCTAGCAAAGGGATGTCGTCGTCCAAATTTTGCCTGAATATAGCTGGAGATACACCTTCATCAAACCGTCTATTTGATGCTATTGCGAGTCACTGTGTTCCTGTCATAATTAGTGACGAAATTGAGCTACCATTTGAAGACATCCTCGATTATTCAGAATTCTGCATATTTGTACGTGCTGTTGATGCTGTGAAAAAGGGTCACCTCCTGAGTTATCTCAGAGGTGTCACACGAGCAAAATGGACCAAAATGTGGGAAAGACTGAAAGAAGTTAGCAAACACTTTGAATACCAATATCCAAGTCAGCAGTGTGATGCTGTCGATATGATTTGGCAGTCAGTTAATCGAAAAAAATCATCCACTCAGTTGAACGTTCACCGGAAGAATAGGTACAGAAGATCTCAGATTGTCTAA